Below is a genomic region from Tumebacillus amylolyticus.
ACAGCTTCGCTTCCTCTGTCTCAAATCCAGCCGGAATGGCATGCATCCGCGCAATTCGAGCCACATAGATCGTCTTCACAAACGGCGGGGTCCCATCCAACTCGATGGCATACTGCCCCAACGGCTCAATTGCAGCCAGTTCCGCTCCCGTCTCTTCGTACACTTCGCGCACCGCCGTCTGAATCGGCCATTCCTGCGCTTCCCGTGTCCCGCCGGGCACTTCCCAGCCGCGCCGCTGATGACGAGTCAGCAACAACTGCCCTTGCCAAAACGCAAACACCAACACATACCCCGGCTCCACGAACTCGCGCTCGTCAAACGTCAAACAAACTTTTTGCCCCGGATAGGCACCGGAAAATTCATACCTCACCAAATTTCCCTCCTCTCCGCCAACACGACCGACAGATGCTTCGCCGCCGTCATGCCATGCCCGACCGCTTTGGCGATGCTCGAATACACAGGCCGCGTACAAACATCGCCAATCGCCATCACAAACTCGACAGACGTCTGCCCCACTTCATCCACTTCGACAAAACCGTCCTCATCCGTCACAATCTGCCCGCGCACCAGATGAGAGCTCGGCTCCACCCCCACGCGAACAAAAAGCGCCTCTGCCGCCAATTTGCGAACTTCTCCGCCGGGCAGTGCCACTTCCAAACCTGTCACGTGATCCGACCCGAGCACCGAAGTCACAGTCGCATACGTCAACAACTCAATCCCCGGATGGCTCAACACCCGATTCCGAAACTCGGCACGAGCGCGGAACCGCTCCGAACGGTGAATCAACGTCACCTGCGCGCCACCGTCAGCGAGGAGCAGTGCGCCTTCCAAGGCACGGTCGCCGCCCCCGACGACGGCGACTTTTTTGCCGGAAAAAAGGGCGGAGTCCCGCGACGCCGAATACACTTCGCCTCGCTTCAACATCTCCGCTTCCCCCGGCACACGCAACCGCCGATCTCCCGAACCGGTTGCCAAGATCAAACTTTGAAAATGCAACTCCGACACTTCCGGAGTTCCCGCTTGCTCCGACGTTTGCCACCAGAGTACCTGCTGGGCCACGTCGACTTCCAAAACCCGCACGCCCGTCTCCACGTCACAGCCCACACGGCGTACATTTTCTTCAAACACGCGCTTGACCTCATACCCGTTCGCCGCCAAGATGCCCGGATAGTCGATGATCTCATTGTGAATGGCATGCAATTGCCCGCCAAGCTCCATCCCTTGTTCCAACAAGAGATGATGAAGTCCCAGCCGTCGGCACCAAATCGCAGCGGACAGACCCGCCGGTCCGCCGCCAAGAATCACCACATCAGTTGTTGCCTTCATCCCGCTCGCCCCACTTTCGTAGTAGGAGTGCTTCGAATTCCAACCAACTGCTGACACGCGGGACGTCAATGTCCCGGTTGTACGGATAATCCATCGCCACCACCTCGCGCCCTGACCCCTGAAACGCCAACAGGTTGTGCGGCGCGTCGTCAAACAGCAAATCGCCGCAGATCATGTCCTTGCGATGGGCGAAAATCAAATTGTGCTTGCCGACAAACGGCAGGTATTTTTCCACCCACTGCTCCTTCTCCGTGTACGCATGCGTGCGAGACGAAGTGACCAGCAGGATGTCGTAGTTTTTTTTCAACCGTTCCAACACGTCGACTGCATCAGGAAACGGCGGTAAGTTCAGAAACAAGCCCGGCTCGTCGAGATAGTCGTACACTTTCGTCCCGCATTCCGGTTTGACGTACTTCTCCGTCTGCCAGCAATGCAACTTCGCCACAGACAAATCGTCGTCATAGTCGGCATTGTACCGGCGATGCCACTCCGTCATGAGGTCGCAGATCACCGAATCCATGTCGATCAAGAGCGTTCGCATCTCCTGTACCCCTCCAACTTCTACTCATCCAACGTAAACGCAAGCGCATTCAACCGCCCCGACAGACCCTCCGTCGAAACGCCCTTGGCCTGAAACAGCACCTTGAACACATCGCCGAGCGATTGCGGGAGGAACAAATTCAACATGCGGTACAATTCTGCGTCCGCCATGAGATCGAATCGCTTGTTGCGCAACTCTTGCACTTTTTGCAAAAAACCGTTGCCTCCAAGCAGCTTCATCTGCGTGGTGAACCCGACCTCGTGCAGTCCGACTTTCTCGCCGCTTCGAATCAACAGCGAAAAATCGACGTCGGCCGTCAAGTCCTGCTGCCCCACGTATTGGAGAGGCTGGGTGAGTTTTTGATAATAATAGCCTCGCACGCCGTCCGCTTGCTTGTGCTGGAGATGCACATCCGGCGCGAGGTTCCCGTAGTCGATCGTCATCACGAACCCGCGGTTCAGCAAACGACCCATCGCCTGAAGTACGTCCACCGCCGCCGGGCAGACGGCGACCCGCTCCCCTTCCGGCAAGTGGGCTTTCGTATCCTCATCGACCAAGTCTGCCAACTTCGGATCGGACAACGGCCCAGGCTCCTCTGCGAAACCCGCACCGTCTGCAACGACGTAATACTCGACAAATCCGTCCCCGCTCTTGCCCAGACGATGCACAGGCAACGCGTCGAACAATTCATTGGACAGAATCACGCCCTCGCGTTCCCCCTGACCCGGAACTTCGTCGAGAGTTTCGTACCACGTCACTTTTTCCGTGAAGCCGTGCTCGTGCAAGTTCGATTTCTGCCGTTCGCGCAAGTGCGCCCCCTGCTCGACGATCACATACTGAATCGCGGCAAAAAAGCCCGGATTCGCTCCCGCTACCGTTCTCAACAGATCAACCGCCAGTTGACCGACACCCGCTCCCATTTCCAGAAGCATAAAAGATGCCGGTCGTCCCAATTCCACCCACAGTTGGAACACTTGCCGAGCGATGCACGCGCCAAAAATCGGGTGTACCATCGGCGATGTGTAAAAATCTCCGCCTTCGCCAATCGTCATCTCTTGACGGTTGTAATAACCGGCCGTCGGGTGGTACAGCGCCGTCCCCATAAACTCGGCAAACGTGACGCGACCCTCACTCGCGAGGCGGTTTTGCAACGTCTCTACAACCACTTGATTCATCCGCTCGTCTCCTTGCCGTTCGTTGGTATCTAGTGGGTATTGTACCAAATCGGGTGCCGATTGTCGTCATACTTTGCCCGTATGCGCCATCTACTGAAAAAGAGGATTTTTCTTAAAGTATTCGAA
It encodes:
- a CDS encoding NUDIX domain-containing protein; its protein translation is MRYEFSGAYPGQKVCLTFDEREFVEPGYVLVFAFWQGQLLLTRHQRRGWEVPGGTREAQEWPIQTAVREVYEETGAELAAIEPLGQYAIELDGTPPFVKTIYVARIARMHAIPAGFETEEAKLFAEPPSVEEVRAGAEFSPILKDEVYPLALERVLKHRFAQVEK
- a CDS encoding NAD(P)/FAD-dependent oxidoreductase yields the protein MKATTDVVILGGGPAGLSAAIWCRRLGLHHLLLEQGMELGGQLHAIHNEIIDYPGILAANGYEVKRVFEENVRRVGCDVETGVRVLEVDVAQQVLWWQTSEQAGTPEVSELHFQSLILATGSGDRRLRVPGEAEMLKRGEVYSASRDSALFSGKKVAVVGGGDRALEGALLLADGGAQVTLIHRSERFRARAEFRNRVLSHPGIELLTYATVTSVLGSDHVTGLEVALPGGEVRKLAAEALFVRVGVEPSSHLVRGQIVTDEDGFVEVDEVGQTSVEFVMAIGDVCTRPVYSSIAKAVGHGMTAAKHLSVVLAERREIW
- a CDS encoding 5' nucleotidase, NT5C type; this encodes MRTLLIDMDSVICDLMTEWHRRYNADYDDDLSVAKLHCWQTEKYVKPECGTKVYDYLDEPGLFLNLPPFPDAVDVLERLKKNYDILLVTSSRTHAYTEKEQWVEKYLPFVGKHNLIFAHRKDMICGDLLFDDAPHNLLAFQGSGREVVAMDYPYNRDIDVPRVSSWLEFEALLLRKWGERDEGNN
- a CDS encoding class I SAM-dependent methyltransferase → MNQVVVETLQNRLASEGRVTFAEFMGTALYHPTAGYYNRQEMTIGEGGDFYTSPMVHPIFGACIARQVFQLWVELGRPASFMLLEMGAGVGQLAVDLLRTVAGANPGFFAAIQYVIVEQGAHLRERQKSNLHEHGFTEKVTWYETLDEVPGQGEREGVILSNELFDALPVHRLGKSGDGFVEYYVVADGAGFAEEPGPLSDPKLADLVDEDTKAHLPEGERVAVCPAAVDVLQAMGRLLNRGFVMTIDYGNLAPDVHLQHKQADGVRGYYYQKLTQPLQYVGQQDLTADVDFSLLIRSGEKVGLHEVGFTTQMKLLGGNGFLQKVQELRNKRFDLMADAELYRMLNLFLPQSLGDVFKVLFQAKGVSTEGLSGRLNALAFTLDE